The window GTACTTGGGGAGTTAACGTTCAAAAGGTTCGCATCCTCGTTGATGGCAAACCAAAACGGGTTTACGTAAGTACTCGTGCGTTGAAATCCGGAAAAGTGGCTCGCGTTTAATTGTAGCTGCGCATACTTACACTTTCTTATGTGAAAGACAAAAAGCACCTTATCGGTGCTTTTTTTGCATTTCTGGGGGAAATGGAGTAAGTAAGTGTTGGCCTAGTTTTTACTAAACGTATTAAGTACGGCTTTCACGAATCCACCCAAAAATCTTGGTAGCTTAATTGTGTAGAACTTCATTCTCTACCCCTCCTTAGAGTTTTCGTCAGAAAACTGACTTCATGAGCATTCGCTTAGAGTTTTCGTGAGATAAACCTCTACCGAGGTCTTACGAAGATGAGCGACCGCGCTTAGAGGAAGGCAGAGAACTGACTTCGTGAGCACAGACTTCAAGTTTTCAGAAGAAACTTATGTCGTAAGCATATGCTTCACAAGTTGCATGACTGCTCCTTAGCATCGTTACAACAGTATATGCCCGGACCGTAAAAAAGTGCCTTCTATTTTTACTTTCTCCCACAATTCGCTCGCTTCCAGAAAACAAAAAAAGCTACAAGAGCGCTTCACTCTTGTAACTATATGTATGCGGCTAGGGTGCAGTTATGCCCAGCTGCGTGTAAAGCGCATAAATTAAACTGAAAATAAAATAGAAGAGAACAGAAATAACGACGAACCAAATGCGAAACCCAACTTGCTCAAACTTCCGAAAGAATCGCATCCCTAAATAAAGGGCGCCAAGTGAGAATACATACTTCGAGATACCGTGTATATTTGAA is drawn from Paenibacillus sp. V4I7 and contains these coding sequences:
- the rpmB gene encoding 50S ribosomal protein L28, which translates into the protein MSRKCFITGKSPSSGNHVSHANNKNKRTWGVNVQKVRILVDGKPKRVYVSTRALKSGKVARV
- the spoVM gene encoding stage V sporulation protein SpoVM yields the protein MKFYTIKLPRFLGGFVKAVLNTFSKN